Proteins found in one Mucilaginibacter inviolabilis genomic segment:
- a CDS encoding pirin family protein: MAQTILHKAETRGHANHGWLSSYQSFSFANYYNPDRMQFGALRVLNDDTVDAGMGFGKHPHDNMEIISIPLEGDLEHKDSMNNVAVIKNGDIQAMSAGTGIYHSEYNNDKASQAKFLQIWIYPNKRNVEPRYDQLTLNLTDRHNKLQQVLSPDPNDAGVWIHQDAWFHLGKFDKGIDTEYTIKKQGNGVYAFVLSGQVEINGQVLNTRDALGIWDTDQFKITALTDAEFLLIDVPMVF; this comes from the coding sequence ATGGCACAAACCATTTTACATAAAGCAGAAACCCGCGGCCACGCTAACCATGGTTGGTTAAGCAGTTACCAATCATTTAGTTTTGCCAACTATTACAACCCCGACCGGATGCAATTTGGCGCATTACGTGTATTGAATGATGATACGGTGGATGCCGGTATGGGCTTTGGCAAACATCCGCATGATAATATGGAGATTATTTCCATACCCTTAGAAGGAGATTTGGAACATAAGGATAGTATGAATAATGTAGCGGTGATTAAAAATGGCGATATACAGGCCATGAGTGCCGGTACAGGTATTTATCATAGCGAATACAATAATGACAAGGCCAGCCAGGCAAAGTTTTTACAGATCTGGATATATCCTAACAAAAGAAATGTGGAGCCCCGGTATGATCAGCTTACCCTAAACCTGACCGACAGGCACAACAAACTACAACAGGTATTATCTCCTGATCCGAATGATGCCGGTGTATGGATACATCAAGATGCCTGGTTTCATTTGGGCAAGTTTGATAAAGGTATCGATACAGAATATACTATCAAAAAACAAGGCAACGGCGTTTATGCCTTTGTATTGAGCGGCCAGGTGGAAATAAACGGACAGGTATTGAATACCCGCGATGCCTTAGGTATTTGGGATACCGATCAGTTTAAAATAACCGCGCTTACAGATGCTGAATTTTTATTGATAGATGTTCCTATGGTATTTTAA
- a CDS encoding Crp/Fnr family transcriptional regulator produces MPFQLILDNLAKHIHLTPDEQEIFIAYLQTKKIKRKQFLLTDGDICRYSTFVTSGCLRGYTVDKGGIEHVLSFAPPDWWIADMYSLLSQKPGILNIEALEDTEVLLLSKTNQEKLYQEIPKFEHFFRILVENSLVASQQRLIDGLSLTAEDRYNNFCKRYPTLIDHLPQKQIASYIGVTPEFFSRMRSEMIKRH; encoded by the coding sequence ATGCCATTTCAGCTTATACTGGATAATCTTGCCAAGCACATTCATCTAACACCCGATGAACAGGAAATTTTTATCGCCTATTTGCAAACCAAAAAAATAAAACGGAAACAGTTTTTACTTACCGATGGAGATATATGCAGGTATTCAACCTTTGTTACTTCGGGCTGTTTGCGGGGTTATACAGTTGATAAAGGAGGCATTGAACACGTACTAAGTTTTGCCCCGCCCGATTGGTGGATTGCTGATATGTATAGTCTGCTATCCCAAAAGCCCGGTATTTTGAATATTGAAGCATTGGAAGATACCGAAGTATTGTTATTATCAAAAACCAACCAGGAAAAACTATACCAGGAGATACCCAAATTTGAGCACTTTTTCAGGATACTGGTCGAAAACTCTCTGGTGGCCAGTCAGCAAAGGTTGATTGATGGATTGAGCCTAACCGCCGAAGATCGTTACAACAATTTCTGCAAGCGTTATCCAACATTGATAGATCATTTGCCGCAAAAACAAATAGCATCGTACATTGGTGTTACCCCCGAGTTTTTTAGCCGGATGCGAAGTGAAATGATAAAGAGACACTAA
- a CDS encoding glycoside hydrolase family 172 protein encodes MMKNYALVVWMFVLVTSSAFGQGKFNGLDVNLGNIYRLSDAKTRSISPENFNGEKGKGGMATTGTGANASRELGQTWKVSPSVIIKKGTTYTIADIDGPGAIQHIWMTPTGNWRYSILRFYWDGETTPSVEVPVGDFFCMGWGKYAPLQSLAVAVNPGSAFNCYWPMPFRKKCRITMENIDDRDMVLYYQVDYTLTQVPEDAAYFHAQFRRVNPLPYKKDYVLVDSIQGKGQYVGTYLAYGSNKNGWWGEGEIKFFMDGDTKFPTINGTGTEDYFCGSYDFDTHHKDANGKEEEKTEYTEFCSPYSGLHQVIRGDGHYNIAQRFGLYRWHIADPIRFEKSLKVTIQALGWRQGGRYMPLQDDIASTVFWYQSGPHGPFPKFPSRDELEVN; translated from the coding sequence ATGATGAAGAATTATGCTTTAGTAGTCTGGATGTTTGTTCTTGTTACATCATCTGCATTTGGTCAGGGGAAATTTAACGGCCTTGATGTAAACCTCGGAAACATTTATCGTTTGTCTGACGCCAAAACGCGATCGATCAGTCCGGAGAATTTTAACGGCGAAAAAGGTAAAGGCGGAATGGCCACCACCGGCACCGGCGCCAATGCTTCCCGCGAGTTGGGCCAAACCTGGAAAGTGAGCCCGAGCGTAATTATCAAAAAAGGAACTACCTATACCATTGCCGATATCGACGGCCCGGGAGCAATTCAGCATATCTGGATGACACCTACCGGCAACTGGCGCTATTCTATACTCCGCTTTTATTGGGACGGTGAAACCACCCCATCTGTAGAAGTACCCGTTGGCGATTTCTTCTGCATGGGTTGGGGTAAATATGCACCGCTGCAATCCTTGGCAGTGGCAGTTAACCCAGGTAGCGCTTTTAACTGCTACTGGCCTATGCCTTTCCGCAAAAAATGCCGCATCACCATGGAAAATATCGACGACCGCGATATGGTGCTTTATTACCAGGTAGATTATACGTTGACACAAGTCCCTGAAGATGCCGCTTATTTTCATGCGCAGTTTCGCAGGGTAAACCCATTGCCCTATAAAAAGGATTATGTTTTGGTAGATAGTATTCAAGGCAAAGGCCAATATGTAGGCACTTATCTGGCTTATGGCTCCAACAAAAATGGATGGTGGGGCGAAGGCGAGATCAAGTTTTTTATGGATGGCGATACCAAGTTCCCGACCATAAACGGCACCGGTACCGAAGATTATTTCTGCGGATCATATGATTTTGATACGCACCATAAAGATGCCAACGGCAAAGAAGAAGAGAAAACCGAATACACCGAATTTTGTAGCCCTTACAGCGGCCTGCACCAGGTGATCCGCGGCGACGGCCACTATAATATAGCTCAACGTTTTGGTCTGTATCGCTGGCACATTGCTGATCCGATAAGATTTGAGAAAAGTTTAAAAGTTACCATACAGGCCCTGGGCTGGCGGCAGGGTGGCCGATATATGCCTTTGCAGGATGATATCGCCTCTACCGTTTTCTGGTATCAAAGTGGGCCACATGGCCCTTTCCCTAAGTTTCCGTCGCGCGATGAATTAGAAGTTAATTAG
- a CDS encoding fumarylacetoacetate hydrolase family protein: MKLYKIAKGILLEHNNSAYIIDDEWDSLINRDDLAGYLKLISADTTPISAEVKDEYLNGKILPPIGSQEVWAAGVTYLKSRDARMEESESSGGASLYDKVYDAPRPELFFKAIAQRVSGTGAEVYIRKDSEWNVPEPELTLFINSKGNIQGYTIGNDMSSRSIEGENALYLPQAKIYEKSAALGPCLLVAAEPIAAESSIKMLIKRNGEIAYQDATTISRMKRSLTELVGYLYSECDFPVGAFLMTGTCLVPPPTFTLQPGDVVEITIDGIGTLVNTMALNPKHK, encoded by the coding sequence ATGAAATTATATAAAATAGCTAAAGGCATCTTACTGGAACATAACAATTCTGCTTATATTATTGATGATGAGTGGGACAGCCTCATTAATCGCGATGATCTGGCGGGATATCTTAAACTGATATCTGCTGATACCACTCCTATCAGTGCCGAAGTAAAGGACGAGTACTTAAATGGCAAAATATTACCACCTATTGGCAGTCAGGAAGTTTGGGCGGCCGGTGTTACCTATTTAAAAAGCAGGGATGCGCGGATGGAGGAATCTGAAAGCTCTGGCGGGGCTAGTTTGTATGATAAAGTATATGATGCGCCACGCCCCGAGCTGTTTTTTAAAGCGATAGCACAACGGGTTTCCGGAACCGGTGCCGAGGTTTATATCCGTAAAGACTCAGAGTGGAACGTTCCCGAACCGGAGCTTACCTTATTTATCAATTCCAAAGGAAACATACAGGGTTATACCATTGGTAACGATATGAGCTCGCGCAGTATTGAGGGTGAAAACGCTCTGTATTTGCCGCAGGCAAAAATATATGAAAAGAGCGCCGCGCTTGGCCCTTGTTTGCTGGTTGCAGCAGAACCGATAGCTGCGGAATCAAGTATTAAAATGCTTATTAAACGTAATGGAGAAATAGCCTATCAGGATGCCACCACTATATCGCGAATGAAACGTTCATTAACCGAATTAGTGGGTTACCTATATAGCGAGTGTGATTTTCCCGTGGGCGCATTTTTAATGACAGGTACCTGCCTGGTGCCTCCACCCACTTTTACCCTGCAGCCGGGTGACGTGGTTGAAATCACCATTGACGGCATTGGTACGCTGGTGAATACCATGGCATTAAATCCAAAACATAAATAA
- a CDS encoding DUF6786 family protein, giving the protein MKRTKILLAAFLLSGLYACDTKVASPQKGTFGYDLQFLKAKDSVVVLKSDDGKGQVIISPKYQAKIFTSTANGLNGKSFGWIKYETFDAKQPDAHMNAYGGEDRLWLGPEGGRFSLFFKPGTKMEFDNWHTPPAINNESWDLVSSSGKKASLTKNTSIQNYAGTTLSIKLQRDVEILEPAAIKQLLEIDDLDSSVKSVGFTTTNTLINSGTNTWDKIAGAPCLWSLDMFTPSPKTVIIVPYKQDAIGKVATTNYFGEIPKDRIAYNNGTLLFKADGKSRGKLGIPPNRAKNRLGSYDEANHVLTIVLFDLDDKGDYLNQEWKPDTAPFTGDAVNAYNDGPLANGSQMGPFYELESVSPAAFLKPGEKLSHKHSVFHFMGDINALDKIALKTLGYSLRDKNTAFK; this is encoded by the coding sequence ATGAAAAGGACAAAGATTTTGCTTGCCGCTTTCCTGCTTTCCGGTTTATATGCCTGCGATACCAAAGTTGCTTCACCACAAAAAGGCACTTTTGGTTACGACCTGCAGTTTTTGAAAGCTAAGGATAGCGTTGTTGTTTTAAAGAGCGATGATGGAAAAGGACAGGTTATCATTTCACCAAAATACCAGGCTAAAATATTTACCTCCACTGCGAATGGTTTAAATGGCAAAAGTTTTGGCTGGATAAAATATGAAACTTTTGATGCCAAACAACCAGATGCCCACATGAATGCCTATGGTGGTGAAGACCGCCTATGGCTTGGCCCCGAAGGTGGCCGGTTCTCCCTGTTTTTTAAACCGGGAACCAAAATGGAGTTCGATAACTGGCATACCCCACCGGCTATTAATAACGAAAGCTGGGACCTGGTTTCATCAAGCGGTAAAAAGGCTAGCCTGACAAAAAATACCAGCATACAAAATTATGCGGGGACAACATTATCCATCAAACTACAACGCGATGTTGAAATATTAGAGCCCGCGGCTATCAAACAACTATTAGAAATTGATGATTTGGATAGCTCCGTGAAATCTGTAGGTTTTACTACGACAAACACCCTTATCAACAGCGGCACTAACACCTGGGATAAAATAGCGGGAGCGCCTTGTTTATGGAGTTTGGATATGTTTACCCCTTCGCCCAAAACGGTAATTATTGTGCCTTATAAACAGGATGCTATAGGTAAGGTTGCCACTACCAATTATTTTGGTGAGATACCCAAAGACAGGATAGCATACAACAACGGAACCTTGTTATTTAAGGCCGATGGCAAATCGCGTGGTAAACTGGGTATCCCGCCAAACAGGGCCAAAAACAGGTTAGGCAGTTACGATGAAGCTAATCATGTTTTAACAATAGTACTTTTTGACCTGGATGATAAAGGCGATTATTTAAACCAGGAATGGAAACCGGATACTGCACCCTTTACAGGTGATGCGGTTAACGCCTATAACGACGGACCGTTGGCCAATGGCAGCCAGATGGGGCCATTTTATGAACTGGAAAGTGTATCGCCGGCAGCATTTTTAAAACCAGGCGAAAAGCTATCGCACAAGCATAGTGTATTTCATTTTATGGGCGATATCAACGCACTGGATAAGATAGCATTGAAAACACTTGGCTATTCGCTTCGTGATAAAAACACAGCATTTAAATAA
- the fucP gene encoding L-fucose:H+ symporter permease: protein MTKNNNLFAVALITSLFFIWGFALNLNPILIPHLKKACQLSDLQSSLVDSASYIAYFLLPIPAAQFMKRYGYKGGILLGLILFSAGAFLFYPASIVRNYAFFLGALFIIFSGAAFLETAANPYITALGDPEGATQRINFAQSFNGLAAVLAPLVGGLVILSGKTLTAAQEKAMSPAQLNDYLNKEASSVQTPFIIIGVGVLIVALLLYRTHLPQIVEEGEGMEHHESLSLFQRMSSLFKEKNLRFGVIAQFFYVGAQACVGSFFIRFSERVAGMDEKSAAYYLTAGMFAFLAGRAIGTFLMTFINPVKLLAIFGITNVILIAGSVFLHGKFPVFALIGVEFFMSIMFPTIFSLSIRGLGAKTKEGSSLVIMAIVGGAVFPPIMGRLSDLTNIQIAYLVPAACFLFVFYFAVKNLKVKEVKLSVSH from the coding sequence ATGACCAAGAACAACAATCTGTTTGCCGTAGCCCTAATCACCTCCCTGTTTTTTATATGGGGCTTTGCGCTAAATCTAAACCCTATCCTTATTCCGCATTTAAAGAAGGCCTGCCAGTTGAGCGACCTCCAATCCTCGTTGGTTGATTCGGCTTCCTACATCGCTTATTTCCTGTTACCTATACCAGCCGCGCAGTTTATGAAACGCTATGGCTATAAAGGCGGTATATTATTAGGATTGATCTTGTTTTCGGCGGGGGCATTTTTATTTTACCCGGCTTCTATAGTTCGTAACTATGCGTTTTTCCTGGGGGCGTTATTCATCATATTTTCAGGAGCTGCCTTTTTAGAGACGGCCGCAAACCCCTATATCACCGCATTGGGTGATCCCGAAGGTGCTACACAACGCATCAATTTTGCACAATCATTTAATGGTTTGGCAGCGGTTCTGGCTCCGTTGGTTGGTGGCTTGGTTATTCTATCGGGCAAAACTTTAACAGCAGCGCAGGAAAAAGCGATGTCACCAGCGCAGTTAAATGATTATCTGAACAAAGAGGCATCATCGGTACAAACACCTTTTATCATCATAGGTGTGGGTGTACTCATTGTAGCTTTACTTTTATACCGTACACATTTACCCCAGATAGTTGAAGAAGGTGAAGGTATGGAGCATCATGAAAGCCTGTCGCTTTTTCAAAGGATGAGTTCCCTGTTTAAAGAAAAGAATTTGCGGTTTGGGGTAATTGCACAGTTCTTTTATGTAGGCGCACAAGCCTGCGTGGGTAGTTTCTTCATCCGTTTTTCTGAGCGCGTAGCCGGGATGGACGAAAAATCTGCGGCCTATTATTTAACAGCAGGGATGTTCGCGTTTTTAGCGGGAAGGGCCATTGGAACATTTTTAATGACATTTATTAATCCGGTAAAACTACTGGCCATTTTTGGTATTACCAATGTAATACTGATTGCGGGTTCTGTTTTTCTGCATGGTAAATTCCCGGTATTTGCACTGATTGGTGTTGAGTTTTTTATGTCGATCATGTTTCCTACCATTTTCTCCTTAAGTATCCGGGGGTTGGGTGCCAAGACAAAGGAAGGCTCCTCATTGGTAATCATGGCTATTGTAGGTGGAGCGGTTTTTCCACCCATCATGGGGCGTTTGTCCGACTTGACTAACATACAAATCGCTTACCTGGTACCGGCGGCCTGCTTTTTGTTTGTGTTTTATTTTGCGGTAAAAAATCTGAAAGTAAAAGAGGTGAAACTGTCCGTTTCTCATTGA
- a CDS encoding SDR family oxidoreductase, whose product MNLELTDKVIIVTGGAKGIGEGIVKVLASEGAIPVIVGRVEADNLKAVQAVEAAGGKAFQVVAELTDPAASEKAIKAVVAQFGRIDGLVNNAGVNDGVGLESGDYEGFMASLHKNVVHYYLMAHHALPELKKSKGAILNITSKTADTGQGHTSGYAASNGGRNALTREWAVELLKYGIRVNAIVVAECWTPLYANWIKTLPDPDGKLREIEAKIPLGNRMTTAEEIASTTAFLLSPRSSHTTGQLIYVDGGYVHLDRALANA is encoded by the coding sequence ATGAATTTAGAGCTCACAGATAAGGTAATTATAGTAACCGGTGGTGCAAAAGGCATTGGCGAAGGGATTGTAAAAGTATTGGCCAGCGAAGGCGCTATACCGGTCATAGTAGGCAGGGTAGAGGCAGATAACCTGAAAGCGGTACAGGCAGTAGAGGCGGCTGGCGGCAAAGCATTCCAGGTAGTAGCCGAACTAACAGACCCGGCTGCAAGTGAAAAAGCTATTAAGGCAGTGGTTGCCCAGTTTGGCCGTATTGATGGCCTGGTGAATAATGCAGGTGTGAATGATGGCGTAGGATTGGAGAGCGGCGATTATGAAGGCTTTATGGCATCTTTGCATAAAAACGTGGTGCATTATTACCTGATGGCCCATCATGCCTTACCCGAACTAAAAAAATCAAAGGGAGCTATATTAAATATCACCTCCAAAACGGCAGATACTGGTCAGGGCCATACCTCTGGCTATGCGGCATCAAACGGTGGCCGCAATGCGTTAACCCGTGAGTGGGCCGTTGAATTATTAAAATACGGCATTAGGGTTAACGCTATTGTAGTAGCCGAATGCTGGACACCTCTTTACGCCAACTGGATAAAAACACTACCTGATCCGGATGGTAAATTGCGCGAAATTGAAGCCAAGATACCATTGGGTAACCGCATGACCACCGCCGAAGAGATTGCGAGTACCACGGCGTTTTTATTATCTCCACGCTCCAGCCATACCACCGGGCAGCTTATTTATGTAGATGGCGGTTACGTGCATTTGGATAGGGCACTGGCCAACGCCTGA
- a CDS encoding DUF6377 domain-containing protein, with product MKRSVPVILFLLLTGSYVMGQGNDSLLTLLNNTLGKKKAFDEAKQARIVNLQKELRTAGNTSLVLKYDICLKLYNEYKSFNYNEAFNYAQKLQQTGHLLNDPTKIAYSRIKLGFILLSSGMFKETFDSLKTVNAQLLDTAARREYYFLTARTYYDLADFDKDNYYTPIYNSRAENYIDSATRLSAINSFDYIYYKGLKSLKRGHIDTAVANLKLLMDQHRLTDHQFAVTASTLSDIYIRKNQPGAAINLLVQAAMADVKSSTKEAAAMTNLAQLLHQQGDVKNAYTFIKAARDDADYYGARQRKIQVNAILPVIAGERISYVEQQRKVLFLYALLLTVLAIVIVVFAVIIYKQLQKLKQADKVIQDTNHSLQESIKKLNEANRIKEEYIGYFFNLIAEYINKLDKFKRSVDNKLVTKRFDDIHKLVSNIDLAKEREELFINFDKAFLKLFPNFIIEYNALFGKENHVKLLPKQLLNTDLRIFALIRLGITDTEKIAHILEYSVNTIYNYRARIKGKSNIPNEEFEHKIMAIKAV from the coding sequence ATGAAGCGAAGTGTACCTGTTATCCTGTTTTTATTATTAACCGGTTCATACGTAATGGGCCAGGGCAATGACAGCCTTTTAACGCTGCTAAATAATACCCTTGGGAAAAAGAAAGCGTTTGATGAGGCCAAACAAGCAAGAATAGTCAACCTTCAGAAAGAGCTTCGTACTGCAGGTAATACCAGTCTGGTATTGAAATACGATATATGTCTGAAACTGTATAATGAATACAAATCATTTAATTATAACGAGGCCTTCAACTATGCTCAAAAGCTGCAGCAGACAGGCCATTTGTTGAACGATCCCACCAAAATAGCTTACAGTCGGATTAAACTGGGGTTTATACTGTTATCATCAGGTATGTTTAAGGAAACTTTTGACTCCTTAAAAACGGTAAATGCTCAGCTTTTGGATACCGCAGCCCGGCGGGAATACTACTTTTTAACCGCCCGCACTTACTATGACCTGGCCGATTTTGATAAGGATAATTATTATACACCTATTTACAATAGTCGCGCCGAAAACTATATAGATTCAGCTACACGGCTAAGCGCCATCAATTCATTCGATTATATTTATTATAAGGGGTTAAAATCTCTTAAAAGAGGACACATTGATACTGCTGTAGCCAATTTGAAGCTATTGATGGATCAGCATCGGCTAACCGATCATCAGTTTGCTGTTACCGCTTCAACGCTAAGTGATATATACATCCGCAAAAACCAGCCGGGGGCAGCTATAAATTTGCTGGTACAAGCTGCCATGGCTGATGTAAAATCATCAACCAAAGAGGCCGCCGCCATGACCAACCTGGCCCAGTTGCTGCATCAGCAGGGAGATGTGAAAAATGCCTATACCTTTATTAAAGCTGCCAGGGATGATGCGGATTATTATGGGGCCCGTCAGCGTAAAATACAGGTAAATGCTATTTTGCCAGTTATAGCGGGCGAGCGGATAAGTTATGTAGAGCAACAGCGTAAGGTTTTGTTCCTGTACGCTTTGCTGTTAACCGTATTGGCTATTGTTATTGTGGTATTTGCTGTTATCATTTACAAACAGCTGCAAAAATTAAAACAGGCAGATAAAGTGATACAGGATACTAACCATAGCTTACAGGAAAGCATTAAAAAATTGAATGAAGCTAACCGGATAAAAGAAGAATATATCGGCTACTTTTTTAACCTGATAGCAGAGTACATTAATAAACTGGATAAGTTTAAACGATCTGTTGATAATAAGTTAGTTACTAAACGTTTTGATGATATCCATAAGCTGGTAAGCAATATCGATCTGGCTAAAGAACGGGAAGAGCTGTTCATTAATTTTGATAAAGCTTTTCTGAAGCTGTTTCCCAATTTTATTATAGAATATAATGCCCTTTTTGGTAAGGAAAACCATGTTAAACTTTTACCCAAACAGTTGCTCAATACCGATCTGCGTATTTTTGCCCTGATACGGTTGGGTATTACGGATACAGAAAAAATAGCCCATATACTGGAATACTCTGTCAATACCATCTATAATTACAGGGCCCGTATCAAAGGAAAATCCAACATTCCTAATGAGGAATTTGAACATAAGATTATGGCCATTAAAGCAGTATAA
- a CDS encoding GLPGLI family protein, which translates to MKYIILTITILFALASNTLFAQNKHFTENGSITFEKTINMYALFEKEINKDNESFLRPAFDSYKKTQKQFKVLKSTLNFSNNKTLFTPIEPETVTGGFFSDSPMAGQVNTVFTDLSASMVTNQKKVFEETFLVKDSTRKINWKITSETREIAGYTCRRANALVLDSIYVVAFYTDEIPVSGGPELFNGLPGMILGVALPHENMTWFATKVTDMPIEDKALAPPKKGKPVTNKSLYATLTSVMKNWGEYAKPYLKAFML; encoded by the coding sequence ATGAAATACATCATATTAACCATCACTATATTGTTTGCGCTTGCCAGCAATACCCTGTTTGCCCAAAACAAACACTTTACCGAAAATGGCAGCATTACGTTTGAGAAAACCATCAACATGTATGCACTTTTTGAAAAAGAGATCAATAAAGACAATGAAAGCTTCCTGCGCCCTGCTTTTGATTCCTATAAAAAAACACAAAAGCAATTTAAGGTGTTAAAAAGCACCCTGAACTTTAGTAACAACAAAACCCTGTTTACACCTATTGAACCGGAAACCGTTACCGGAGGCTTTTTTAGCGATAGCCCAATGGCCGGCCAGGTAAATACCGTTTTTACCGATCTGTCTGCCAGTATGGTTACCAACCAGAAAAAGGTATTTGAGGAAACCTTCCTGGTAAAAGACAGCACCCGTAAAATAAACTGGAAAATTACCAGCGAAACCCGTGAAATTGCAGGCTATACCTGCCGCCGTGCCAATGCCCTGGTGCTCGATTCTATTTATGTAGTGGCCTTTTATACCGATGAGATCCCTGTATCGGGCGGCCCTGAATTATTTAATGGTTTGCCGGGGATGATATTAGGAGTAGCCCTTCCTCATGAAAACATGACCTGGTTTGCCACCAAAGTAACCGATATGCCAATTGAAGACAAGGCTTTGGCTCCGCCCAAAAAGGGCAAACCAGTTACTAACAAATCGCTGTATGCCACGCTAACCTCTGTAATGAAAAATTGGGGCGAATACGCAAAACCGTACCTTAAAGCATTTATGCTATAA